The proteins below are encoded in one region of Halorhodospira halochloris:
- a CDS encoding tetrathionate reductase family octaheme c-type cytochrome has translation MIKTYRTITAGLFLVVNCLAAANADHTPLDTEAMLDPAPAEMGSTADHSKFEQLEGPFEDATEVTAACLECHTEAAKQVHSSIHWHYEFQQPETEQDLGKKNVINNLCFGIAGNYQRCSSCHVGYGWEDHEFDFTAEEQVDCLVCHDTTGSYVKFPTSAGHPPYEDREFHGETIAAPDLAEVAQNVGPSSRETCGTCHFEGGGGDAVKHGDLDSSLIDPPYELDVHMSPEGADFTCSTCHTFSGHIQLGSRYKITMPEDERPVAADPHQKPACEACHGSEPHDSGIHDKLNQHSEFIACETCHVPEVARGGKPTRTLWDWSESGRMDDDGDPVVETEDGVPVYDGRKGRFEWREDYAPEYHWFDGNMHYTLLDDEIDPTETVTINRPMGDHDTPGAKIWPFTSMKGRQPYDKEHKTLLTAHLFGDEPSAYWQSYDWSEALAAGMEEAQKIGQTEKDFSGEYGFVDSIMHWPVAHMIAPAEDSLSCQSCHEPDGRMAGLEGLYVPGQDSHPRIERIGWWAIGLTLLAVLGHGSARYLLYRHKRSKQENSQEEAA, from the coding sequence ATGATCAAAACTTACAGAACCATAACCGCGGGCCTATTTTTAGTCGTGAACTGCCTGGCTGCGGCCAACGCCGATCACACCCCGCTCGACACAGAGGCAATGCTCGACCCAGCTCCAGCAGAGATGGGATCGACTGCCGATCACAGCAAGTTTGAGCAACTCGAGGGGCCGTTTGAAGACGCGACTGAAGTAACCGCGGCCTGCCTTGAGTGCCATACCGAGGCCGCTAAGCAGGTTCACTCTAGTATCCACTGGCACTATGAATTCCAACAGCCGGAAACCGAGCAAGACTTAGGCAAGAAGAACGTCATCAATAACCTCTGCTTTGGCATTGCAGGCAACTATCAGCGCTGTAGTAGTTGCCACGTCGGCTACGGCTGGGAGGATCATGAATTCGATTTCACTGCCGAAGAGCAGGTTGACTGTCTAGTCTGTCATGACACCACCGGCAGCTATGTAAAATTCCCTACCTCAGCCGGTCACCCACCCTACGAGGATCGCGAGTTCCACGGCGAGACGATAGCCGCCCCCGATCTAGCTGAAGTAGCTCAGAACGTCGGCCCTAGTAGTCGCGAAACTTGCGGAACTTGCCACTTCGAGGGCGGTGGCGGCGACGCGGTTAAGCATGGAGATCTGGATAGTTCACTGATCGATCCACCCTACGAACTTGATGTGCATATGTCGCCGGAGGGAGCCGATTTTACCTGCTCCACCTGCCATACCTTCAGTGGCCACATCCAACTCGGCAGCCGCTATAAAATAACAATGCCCGAGGATGAGCGACCAGTAGCCGCTGATCCACACCAAAAACCGGCCTGCGAGGCATGTCACGGCAGCGAGCCGCACGACAGCGGGATTCACGACAAGCTTAACCAGCATAGCGAGTTTATCGCCTGCGAGACATGCCATGTCCCCGAAGTGGCGCGCGGCGGTAAGCCGACTCGAACCCTTTGGGACTGGTCAGAATCTGGCCGTATGGACGATGACGGTGACCCAGTGGTCGAGACCGAAGATGGTGTGCCGGTCTACGATGGGCGCAAGGGGCGATTCGAATGGCGCGAGGATTACGCCCCCGAATACCACTGGTTCGACGGCAATATGCACTATACGTTGCTCGATGACGAGATCGATCCCACAGAGACGGTAACGATCAATAGGCCTATGGGTGATCACGATACCCCGGGGGCAAAAATTTGGCCTTTTACATCCATGAAGGGGCGCCAACCCTACGATAAAGAGCATAAGACCCTCCTCACCGCCCACCTCTTCGGTGATGAGCCGAGTGCCTATTGGCAAAGCTACGACTGGTCAGAGGCGCTAGCAGCAGGCATGGAAGAGGCGCAGAAGATAGGCCAAACAGAGAAGGATTTCAGCGGTGAATACGGCTTTGTAGACAGCATTATGCATTGGCCAGTCGCCCACATGATCGCCCCGGCTGAGGATAGCCTCAGCTGTCAGTCATGCCACGAACCGGACGGCCGCATGGCGGGCCTAGAGGGACTCTATGTCCCGGGGCAGGATAGCCACCCGCGGATAGAGCGTATCGGCTGGTGGGCAATCGGTCTTACCCTACTCGCAGTACTCGGTCATGGCTCGGCCCGCTATCTGCTCTACCGCCACAAACGTAGCAAACAGGAGAACTCTCAGGAGGAGGCCGCGTGA
- a CDS encoding cytochrome b/b6 domain-containing protein yields the protein MSNNDPSTRPKRIFSPFEIFWHWAQTLLIFGLLFTGLEMSGLFTLTGFESAFATHITLAWMLIGLWILAIFWHVTTGEWRNYMPTGQGLMSMLAYYAYGIFSGESKPYAKTAASKHNPLQRLAYFFFKAAIAPALWISGLLLLFYNLWRETLLGELLPLAAPAAVHVGAALALMVFLIVHIYLASTTGNPWYAHLRAMVTGYSNEHSTDSAEK from the coding sequence GTGAGCAATAACGACCCTAGCACTAGGCCCAAGCGTATCTTCTCGCCATTCGAGATCTTCTGGCATTGGGCGCAGACGCTCCTGATTTTCGGCCTGCTGTTTACCGGGCTGGAAATGAGCGGCCTCTTCACCCTTACCGGCTTCGAGAGCGCCTTTGCCACCCACATTACTTTAGCCTGGATGCTCATCGGATTGTGGATCTTGGCTATCTTCTGGCATGTCACAACCGGTGAGTGGCGCAACTACATGCCCACCGGCCAAGGCCTAATGTCGATGCTGGCCTACTACGCCTACGGTATATTTTCTGGCGAATCAAAGCCCTATGCTAAAACAGCGGCGTCCAAGCACAACCCGCTGCAGCGCCTAGCCTACTTTTTCTTCAAGGCCGCAATCGCACCAGCGCTGTGGATCTCCGGGCTGCTCTTGCTCTTCTACAATCTCTGGCGCGAGACGTTGCTCGGTGAGCTGCTACCGCTCGCCGCCCCGGCAGCAGTGCACGTTGGCGCTGCCTTAGCACTAATGGTCTTTCTAATAGTCCATATCTATCTCGCCTCGACCACCGGCAATCCGTGGTACGCTCACTTGCGTGCCATGGTGACCGGATACTCGAATGAGCACAGCACAGACAGCGCCGAAAAATGA